In Dolichospermum flos-aquae CCAP 1403/13F, the following proteins share a genomic window:
- a CDS encoding methyltransferase family protein — protein sequence MKIKYPINFHKGLTFVLVLGLMFVYHNFTIGAWVYLSLHGTYGFLWLIKDSIFPDKQWEQEIPASQGILTFVLLCLYWVAPFILISSGTVPPLPLVAVAISLNIAGVFLHFASDAQKYYTLKYKTGLITEGFFAKCRNPNYLGEVLIYLAFSLLTQHWLPFVIQGLFIAMIFVPNMRKKDQSLSRYPEFAEYKENSGLFFPKLFNSRSSQKEETTA from the coding sequence ATGAAAATCAAGTATCCTATTAATTTTCACAAAGGTCTAACATTCGTTCTCGTTTTAGGACTAATGTTTGTATACCATAATTTTACTATTGGAGCTTGGGTTTATCTTTCCCTGCATGGTACTTATGGTTTTCTTTGGCTAATAAAAGATAGCATATTTCCAGATAAGCAATGGGAGCAAGAAATTCCTGCTTCTCAAGGAATTCTTACCTTTGTTCTCCTTTGTTTGTACTGGGTAGCACCATTCATTCTCATTAGTAGTGGTACTGTTCCTCCTTTACCATTAGTCGCTGTTGCTATTTCTTTGAATATTGCGGGAGTGTTTTTACATTTTGCTAGTGATGCTCAAAAATACTATACACTCAAGTACAAAACTGGATTAATTACAGAAGGTTTTTTTGCTAAATGTCGTAATCCTAATTATTTAGGAGAAGTGTTGATTTATTTGGCTTTTTCTCTATTAACTCAACATTGGCTACCTTTCGTGATTCAGGGGTTATTTATAGCCATGATATTTGTTCCCAATATGCGGAAAAAAGATCAATCTTTATCTCGATATCCTGAGTTTGCGGAATACAAAGAAAATTCTGGCTTGTTCTTCCCTAAGTTGTTTAATTCCAGAAGTTCCCAGAAAGAAGAAACTACTGCATAA
- a CDS encoding YqaE/Pmp3 family membrane protein, with translation MDVVRIIAAIFLPPLGVFLQVGFGKDFWINLLLTIFGFYILGIVHAVWIIAKK, from the coding sequence ATGGATGTAGTCAGAATTATAGCCGCAATTTTTCTCCCACCTTTAGGAGTATTTTTGCAGGTAGGTTTTGGTAAAGATTTTTGGATTAATTTACTTTTGACTATCTTTGGTTTTTATATTTTGGGTATTGTTCACGCAGTATGGATAATTGCGAAGAAATAA
- a CDS encoding translation initiation factor, whose product MANPKSDKKVIYQEFGNGSSPALERAVERGIQDLPPNQQNVRIQATRAGRKGKTVTVITGFQTTPETLATLLKQLKAQCGTGGTVKDNEIEVQGDHKQKILEILVKLGYKAKISGG is encoded by the coding sequence ATGGCTAATCCCAAATCTGATAAAAAGGTTATCTACCAAGAATTTGGTAACGGTAGTTCACCCGCACTGGAACGCGCTGTAGAACGGGGAATCCAAGACTTACCCCCCAATCAGCAAAATGTGCGAATCCAAGCTACTCGCGCGGGAAGAAAGGGGAAAACTGTCACGGTGATTACTGGTTTTCAAACTACACCGGAAACTTTAGCTACTTTATTAAAACAGTTAAAAGCCCAATGTGGTACAGGTGGAACGGTGAAAGATAATGAAATTGAGGTTCAGGGAGACCACAAACAGAAGATTTTAGAGATTTTGGTAAAATTGGGTTACAAAGCTAAAATCAGCGGTGGTTGA
- a CDS encoding GxxExxY protein — MNHEGAKNTKEEEEGRMRRLGDDVERLAYAVIGAGIEVHRMLGAGFLERVYQEALGLEFRLRGIPHKPKHLVAVKYKGYPIGEGELDFLVGDSLVVELKAVEKLAPIHEAQVISYLKMTNCPLGLLINFNVPVLKEGIKRIILSS, encoded by the coding sequence ATGAACCACGAAGGAGCGAAGAACACGAAGGAAGAGGAAGAAGGAAGGATGAGGAGGTTGGGTGATGATGTGGAGAGGTTGGCTTATGCTGTGATTGGGGCGGGTATTGAGGTGCATAGGATGTTGGGTGCGGGGTTTTTGGAGAGGGTGTATCAAGAGGCTTTGGGTTTGGAGTTTCGTTTGCGGGGAATACCTCATAAACCTAAACATTTAGTAGCAGTAAAATACAAAGGTTATCCCATTGGTGAGGGGGAATTGGATTTTTTGGTTGGTGATTCCCTAGTTGTTGAATTGAAAGCGGTGGAAAAGTTAGCCCCTATTCATGAAGCGCAAGTTATTTCTTATTTAAAAATGACTAATTGTCCTCTTGGTCTTCTCATCAATTTTAACGTCCCCGTCCTCAAAGAAGGCATTAAACGCATCATTCTTTCTTCTTAA